In Solanum pennellii chromosome 3, SPENNV200, a single window of DNA contains:
- the LOC107013207 gene encoding bZIP transcription factor 17-like, which translates to MGDPSPANNAKNYEDKKKITRLIRNRRSAHLSRQKIIMLRKKVEKKKSEVKTKKVPSISFFGVLLFLMFFGGFVSFLNGRYQGESNQQNTNEGADAFIYVDSGTAPLAASLYVPRNATLGKIYGNLIIVYVLASEKVMTSHGEVLIRKNGEAGIAKYFSHF; encoded by the exons ATGGGTGATCCATCACCAGC GAACAATGCTAAGAATTATGAGGATAAAAAGAAGATTACAAGATTAATTAGGAACAGGCGAAGTGCTCACTTGTCAaggcaaaaaataattatgctTAG aaagaaagtgGAGAAAAAGAAGAGTGAGGTGAAAACGAAGAAGGTTCCCAGTATTAGCTTCTTTGGTGTGTTGTTGTTCTTGATGTTCTTTGGTGGGTTCGTTTCTTTCTTGAATGGGAGATATCAAG GTGAAAGTAATCAGCAAAACACCAATGAGGGTGCAGATGCGTTTATTTATGTGGACAGTGGCACTGCTCCTTTGGCAGCCTCCTTGTATGTCCCGAGGAATGCTACACTTGGTAAGATTTACGGAAACTTGATAATTGTGTATGTATTGGCAAGTGAGAAAGTGATGACATCTCACGGAGAAGTGCTCATAAGAAAAAATGGGGAGGCAGGAATTGCTAAATACTTTAGTCATTTTTGA